A stretch of Oncorhynchus mykiss isolate Arlee chromosome 12, USDA_OmykA_1.1, whole genome shotgun sequence DNA encodes these proteins:
- the LOC110538969 gene encoding uncharacterized protein LOC110538969: MQEAGLKSADPTQSLKAKIESEMQADLETAGPSHVQEPHQTSLLNSGDLELEDTDVTFTTTPTAPQAATSQNSLVRLQRSSPDLSTFVQDMTDKHWNLLSENMRAKLTRDEFTAKCMDIVTWVKKIKSTVVVPALDLTMQIELTELPGSPGSGSEEAVTSLSRTVRLSCTQGPSRSTSSKTSWSMRTPTLFPSTYRSMTSLLSEEDDEDLIPGEFTYLSTPEGDNREVKDRPCSEPLRSVFGLSQSCVFNQMVHSGACRSLSEIVLPSSRSRQRKLMPIIVSADTRLVMEIVEMVMKVINSRLVQLMLHVGCDQGTEDHGSNSASIRFAQEMLSMAIASMYAHAMAHIAHGSKSSSRQSKKSPLELEGELEAILGPLAGQVIVTIINSILRTKDNGRTEQERTTPLSYFLTAVSAEIQSMVVQRSASRHSSRQSIRDHLMNISKGKIVKAVQIKMSQLYGESTNESCISATPTIQSLSMCSSKESLCDWTSDDVHPAKFLSSNRITALSNDVVDVVFGDVLYNLGLLDSQTHLNPQSTGSSIDIRGVAGEMVRQVSVKLQPFVSESSLEAMSTTHDSPSLPISDSDLKFLCSHSAFAVATACQAIQNELEIEMSLNPATEAGSQGNLAARDLVSSLSQSLEDIDVSHIIQGLKEEDVTFANLNKTPSSDTNRLEEILSAHISPESIAAASVDLFDGVLGDLHEAFEANKVSAATKSGRKRFWVEVHSSSRNLYTNVLDKLNKWFSLHHLTEEKDVPQNTKLSATGPLPTEACLEVSPVQKTSINSSGMSFRSLSDISDNQPTLNTCTKEVIKKVASVLKVEASKEDCSSSVGGRTLNVFLEFSQKLDALISKLEDLPILGEISSLTQPQSAVSSSRTSNISIRSILSVEFHTKANQIVSEAIFGAAIVFIARKANHLELMNMPATYSQHLFAAASDIVNIIVEDLERETMDTESHLIPKIVFDEFLDVAHNIYYRVRDRLKVFFSMSPVPASKTKDMVDSMPVEKHGYFEASDTAHDPERPQSVRSEKMLTKDSLANVERSKSLASQGDTSTENQDFDTFTLTPTKSMSVLSDHSLKGDFSLLSESCQPFLALQDSTVPVTKQSFTKSAKNTLSQILNVIKCRVVASNNSSVGKKTTDMLDSLLESLDQLTADEIKGTASHSLITIDVPESLSKQSLTKYLSTHERNQDSSPAKLVCQPSCLIPTSISDTNIILQTIMETLVKEESRKTSAEENLERLVSIETIQSVSDELITKVHGLIQEITISRQLQSMAGHRSLSEPALPKPALKKLSRNDAFELAYSFAENSVRTLLGQCLDVSPFSTGVRQTMDQVTKIMTNTVMDTLTDVSKPTVKSEDELVSRLVQPDEFPTRSLNPADGNAEVTPRSAGGEKNSKKWHFLFKMPNIPKIRIKVFKRKGQSKKHPELEALPTKRFSDMSLKVPSASPPMEDLIPAPTAQDPQSRKCSFVVRVFRALSRAITSLFRGASGKKH; the protein is encoded by the exons ATGCAGGAGGCTGGTCTGAAGTCAGCTGACCCAACCCAGTCACTAAAGGCTAAAATAGAAAGTGAGATGCAGGCTGATCTAGAGACAGCCGGCCCATCCCATGTACAGGAGCCACACCAGACTTCTCTACTCAACTCTGGAGACCTGGAACTGGAG GATACTGATGTGACCTTCACCACCACGCCCACGGCCCCCCAGGCTGCAACGTCCCAGAACAGCCTTGTCAGGCTGCAAAGAAGCTCCCCAGACCTCTCCACCTTTGTGCAGGACATGACTGACAA ACACTGGAATCTGTTGAGTGAGAATATGCGTGCCAAG TTAACCAGAGATGAGTTTACTGCCAAGTGCATGGACATTGTCACATGGGTGAAGAAGATCAAATCGACAGTTGTGGTTCCAGCCCTTGACCTCACCATGCAGATAGAGCTGACTGAGTTGCCAGGCTCTCCTGGATCAGGAAGTGAGGAGGCAGTAACTTCTCTTTCCCGCACTGTGAGATTAAGTTGTACTCAAGGCCCCAGCAGGAGCACCAGCTCTAAAACTTCCTGGAGCATGCGGACACCCACACTTTTCCCCTCCACTTACAG GTCCATGACCTCTTTGCTGAGTGAAGAGGACGATGAAGACTTGATCCCTGGAGAGTTCACATATCTCTCTACACCTGAGGGGGACAATAGAGAGGTGAAGGACAGACCCTGCTCAGAACCACTCAGGTCTGTGTTTGGTCTGTCTCAGAGCTGTGTTTTCAATCAAATGGTCCACAGTGGAGCATGTAGGTCGCTGAGTGAGATTGTACTGCCGTCCAGCCGGAGTAGGCAGAGGAAGCTCATGCCCATCATCGTCTCTGCAGACACCAGGTTGGTAATGGAAATTGTGGAGATGGTGATGAAAGTCATCAACTCCAGGCTAGTTCAGCTAATGCTACATGTGGGTTGTGATCAGGGAACTGAAGATCATGGCAGCAACTCAGCAAGCATTCGGTTTGCTCAAGAGATGCTGAGCATGGCAATTGCATCAATGTATGCCCACGCCATGGCGCATATTGCGCACGGAAGCAAGTCCAGCAGTCGCCAGTCCAAAAAGTCTCCGCTTGAATTAGAGGGGGAGCTTGAAGCCATATTGGGTCCTCTGGCTGGACAGGTAATAGTCACCATCATTAATAGTATCCTCAGGACTAAAGACAATGGAAGAACTGAGCAGGAACGGACCACCCCTTTGAGTTACTTCCTTACTGCGGTTTCTGCTGAAATTCAAAGCATGGTAGTTCAAAGATCTGCAAGTAGACATTCCTCCAGGCAGTCCATCAGAGACCACTTGATGAATATCTCCAAGGGCAAGATCGTGAAAGCCGTTCAAATTAAAATGTCACAACTCTATGGCGAGTCTACCAACGAAAGCTGCATATCAGCAACTCCAACAATCCAGAGCCTGTCCATGTGCTCTTCCAAAGAATCCCTTTGTGATTGGACCTCAGACGACGTGCATCCAGCTAAGTTCCTGTCTAGCAACAGAATTACAGCATTGTCGAATGATGTTGTGGATGTTGTGTTTGGTGATGTTCTTTATAATCTTGGACTTTTGGacagccaaacacatttaaatccACAGAGCACCGGCTCATCAATAGACATCAGGGGTGTTGCTGGGGAGATGGTCAGACAAGTCTCCGTAAAACTCCAGCCCTTTGTTTCTGAGAGCAGTCTGGAGGCCATGTCCACGACTCACGACTCACCATCTCTGCCCATCTCAGACTCTGACTTGAAGTTCTTGTGCTCTCACTCAGCGTTTGCTGTGGCAACTGCCTGCCAAGCAATTCAAAATGAGCTTGAGATTGAGATGAGTCTCAACCCAGCCACAGAGGCCGGCTCCCAGGGTAACCTTGCTGCCAGAGACCTGGTATCTTCTCTGTCACAGAGTCTTGAGGACATAGATGTTTCTCACATCATTCAGGGCCTTAAGGAGGAAGATGTGACATTTGCCAATCTGAACAAAACCCCTTCAAGCGACACTAATAGATTAGAGGAAATCTTATCTGCCCATATTTCCCCTGAAAGTATTGCAGCGGCATCGGTGGATCTTTTTGATGGCGTATTAGGAGACTTGCATGAGGCATTTGAGGCAAATAAGGTCTCAGCAGCCACAAAATCTGGTCGCAAAAGGTTCTGGGTGGAAGTACATTCAAGTTCACGAAACCTGTACACCAATGTGCTGGACAAACTAAATAAGTGGTTCAGTTTACACCATCTCACTGAGGAAAAAGATGTCCCTCAGAATACCAAGCTCTCTGCAACTGGACCACTCCCAACTGAGGCCTGTTTGGAGGTATCTCCTGTGCAAAAGACCAGTATTAACAGCTCAGGTATGTCCTTCAGGTCTCTGAGTGATATCTCAGACAACCAGCCAACCCTCAACACATGCACTAAAGAGGTCATCAAAAAGGTGGCATCAGTTCTGAAGGTTGAGGCTTCTAAGGAAGACTGTTCTTCTTCCGTTGGAGGGAGGACATTAAATGTGTTCTTGGAGTTCAGCCAGAAGTTGGATGCTCTCATCTCAAAGTTGGAGGACCTCCCCATTTTAGGTGAGATTTCCTCGCTCACACAGCCACAAAGTGCAGTCAGCAGCAGCAGAACCTCTAATATTTCCATCCGGAGTATTCTAAGTGTGGAGTTCCACACAAAGGCTAACCAAATCGTGAGTGAGGCCATCTTTGGAGCTGCAATTGTTTTCATTGCTCGCAAGGCCAACCATTTGGAGCTAATGAATATGCCTGCTACCTATTCACAACACCTGTTTGCAGCAGCCTCAGACATTGTGAACATTATTGTGgaagacctagagagagagaccatggatACAGAGTCCCACCTAATACCTAAAATAGTTTTTGATGAGTTTCTGGATGTGGCTCACAACATCTACTACCGAGTGAGGGATAGGCTGAAGGTCTTCTTCTCCATGTCCCCAGTGCCAGCCTCCAAAACCAAAGATATGGTGGATTCCATGCCTGTGGAGAAACATGGATACTTTGAGGCCTCTGACACTGCTCATGACCCGGAGCGACCTCAATCTGTCAGGAGTGAGAAGATGTTGACAAAAGACAGTTTAGCCAATGTTGAAAGGTCTAAATCCCTTGCATCTCAGGGTGACACGTCAACAGAAAATCAAGACTTTGACACCTTCACATTGACACCCACCAAGAGCATGTCAGTGTTGAGTGATCACAGTTTGAAAGGAGATTTTTCTCTCTTGAGTGAAAGTTGCCAACCATTTTTGGCTCTCCAAGACTCAACAGTGCCAGTCACTAAGCAGAGTTTCACCAAATCTGCTAAGAACACCCTCAGCCAGATCCTAAATGTGATCAAGTGCAGAGTGGTTGCCTCGAATAATTCATCTGTTGGAAAGAAGACAACTGACATGTTGGACTCTCTTCTTGAGAGCCTTGACCAGTTGACTGCAGATGAGATAAAGGGGACAGCGTCCCACAGCTTGATCACAATAGATGTGCCAGAATCACTGTCTAAGCAATCCTTGACAAAATACTTGTCAACTCATGAGAGGAACCAGGATTCTTCCCCTGCAAAGCTTGTATGTCAACCATCATGTCTGATACCAACATCCATATCTGACACCAACATTATATTGCAAACTATAATGGAAACGCTGGTGAAGGAGGAATCAAGGAAGACTTCAGCAGAGGAAAACCTTGAGAGGCTCGTCTCCATTGAAACCATTCAAAGTGTGTCAGACGAACTCATCACAAAGGTCCATGGTCTCATTCAGGAGATCACAATAAGCCGGCAACTTCAATCAATGGCTGGTCACAGGAGCTTATCTGAACCGGCATTGCCAAAGCCAGCCCTGAAAAAGCTGTCAAGGAATGATGCCTTTGAGCTCGCCTACAGCTTTGCCGAAAATTCTGTTAGGACTCTCCTGGGGCAGTGTTTAGATGTCTCGCCCTTTTCCACCGGAGTAAGGCAGACGATGGATCAGGTCACTAAGATAATGACCAACACAGTGATGGACACGCTGACTGATGTGTCCAAGCCCACAGTGAAGTCAGAGGATG AATTAGTTTCCAGGTTAGTCCAACCAGATGAATTCCCCACCAGGAGCCTTAACCCAGCTGATGGCAACGCTGAGGTGACGCCTCGCTCTGCTGGAGGTGAAAAGAATAGCAAGAAGTGGCATTTCCTTTTCAAAATGCCTAACATCCCGAAGATCAGGATCAAG GTGTTCAAGAGAAAAGGACAATCCAAGAAGCACCCTGAACTGGAAGCGCTGCCAACAAAACGTTTCAGTGATATGTCACTGA AGGTTCCTTCCGCTTCCCCGCCAATGGAGGACCTGATACCTGCACCTACTGCACAGGATCCCCAGTCCCGTAAATGCTCCTTCGTGGTTAGGGTGTTTCGGGCCCTCTCTCGAGCCATCACCAGCCTCTTCAGAGGAGCTTCAGGGAAGAAGCACTAG